TATATAAATTCTTAATTAGAAGAATATTACATTGCCAACAAAAAGAGATACAGTTCTTAAGTTACATTTTTAATCACCTATGTGTTTCATAATACTTTTCACAAAACTATTGATATTCAGTCACCTAAGAAATAGTAGATATCTGCTATTTCTTAGGTGATTATGAGAAAATAGCATACTATTTATTACACTAATAATCAGTGTTACTGTAGAATAAAATAAATTAAAATAAAAATAAATATGAAAATATCATATGAAAATTAAAAATTAGCATAAAATATGAAATTTTCTCTATATCTCGAGAATAAAAAAGTTGAAAGAAATAAGTCAATCGAAATTCCGGTAAAGACTGTTAAATCAATATTATCCTATCTAAAAGAATTTGAGAATAAAAATGAATTCACAGATAAAAATGTCAATCTTATCTACCCTATAGTAATGGTTAAAGTTTAGGTGTTGATGATAGAGCGATAAAAGAATATATCAAAATTACAACTTCCGAAATTATAAAATGAAGAAAATAGGTTTCATTATTGTAAGCAATTCGTTTAAAGCAAATTTTGATAGTTTCATCAATGAGATCTCTTGGAATACAGATAAAAAATGTTTCAATTTATTAAGCTCAGAAGCGTTATTATATTTTTTAGCTTACAAAACAAAAGATCATATATAACCTTCAACAATTATAGAAACCTTAATTAGTCTAGGTAATCCAATTGAGGCTAAAGATATTATTCAAGAGATAGTACTACTTATGTACCCTTCTATCTTAAAAATATGTACAAAAGTACCTCTCAAAAATTACACGATGAAAAAAAAGCTTATAACAAAAAAAGCTAAAAGATGGACTAATAAGTCTTTATCTTGAATTCTACAAAGGTTCATCAACAAATTCAAATAGCATATCTTCGAGATTTTGAGTACTTGAAGATATAAAGGAGATTCTCATAGAAACAACAGCACAAATTGTTAAATTTATAATAAAAAAGGTCAGTACAAATGTACCGACCTTACTTATTTACTGTTAAAATAGTTCTATTTCCAGAAGCTCCATTTTACTCCATCAAATACAGCCATTGTTTTACTTACTGTATCATAGCACACTGTTCCTGCTATGGGACTTTTCATGTTTGCTACAGGATCGTTAACTTTTGGCAGAACTAAAGCCTTGCTGGCAGATTCAAGTACCAAAACACCTTGTGCCGGAGAGCTTGCAGCGCCAATAATGACACCTCCTCCCTGTTCGGCAGATGTATTCGGCATTGTGCCTGTAAGATTTCCTGCATCCGATAAGGAAACCCACAGATCATTTTGCCGCATTTTTACGATATTGTCTGTTTTATCAAGTAAAAATGTTCCGTTACTGGCTGCAACCCCAGTTGGGAGTGCGTCTACTATCGGAAGGATAATTCCTGCATTGGATAAAGGAAAATCCAGAATAGCATCTCCGTCTACAGAGGCTTTACCCATGCCCACCTGTGCTGTCAGACAGGAAAAGCCGGCAAAAATGACTGTTGTTAATATTATTTTTTTCATTGTAGTAAATTTAAATATTATTATTCATTACAGCTTCTAACGATGCAGTTCCAGCTTGTTCCATTGTAAAGCTTCATACATTTATCCACTGTGTCATACATCAGCATACCTTCTACAGGATTTACAATAGCGGAACTCTGAGAACGGGTAATAACAAATCCTCTTGTTTTGGATTCCAGTGCCACGGCACCATTAGGAAGATTTTCCGGCCATCCGTTTTGTTTTGTCTGAATAGTGATACCAATTTTAGTGAACAAATCAGCAGGAGATGTATTCGGGTCTTTTGTACAGAAAGTACACGCCAGAACTTTCAATAAATTGGAAGATACTGAATTCGAAGCTCCGCACTGTGACTGAGGATTTACGACAACAGAAGCCAGATTATTGAAATACTTGCTACCGTCTACATCTGTATAAGCTATTGCAGCCGAAGTATTGGTATTCACTTTAAATTTAACCACAGCTGTTTGTCCTGCTGCGATGCTCATTCCTGATATATAAACCTGATCTCCGTCAAATACCGCCGTTCCGTTTGCTGTAAAATTGGTTTGTATTAAAGAACCTGCGATATAAGTCTGTGCTGCGTCCAGATTATCTGTAAACTCAACATTGGTAATAGGATTAGTATCATTATTTGTAATATTAACCGTGTATTCCAGCTCTGTTGAGGTTGTTCCGAAACATCTGTCCACAGATTTTGTTACCGTTGGTTTCACAATTGCCGTAGAAGCAGTGTACGTAATGCTTGTATCCTGGTATCCCGCAGCTCCGCTGTCGTCATCACTTCTGTAAGGATTCGGATTGTTTATTCCGCCATCAACTGTAAAATTGAAGTGTGTAGCGTAGGTTCCGGCTCCTGATGGTCTCACCTGTATATAAATATAGGAGTTTCCTGAAGGTACCGTTAGATCATTTAATAAGAAATTCTGACCTGCATACGTTGGAGCTTCAGTTCCAAGGCCTACATAACTGTTTGCTACATATTGCAATCCTGCCGGCAGAACATTATTAATATCAATTGTTTTAGATGAACAGTTATTATTTTTAATATTTAATTTTAACGTTGCATCCTCACAAGTTGGCAGCTGATTCTCAATATAGGAAGCAATAATATTGATGTTGTCCGGAACCGGCTCAATCGGATTATCGCAAACAAATGACATATCACCAATATAAAGGTAATCAACTTTACTGAATACCGGACTTCTGTCAATCGTCCATTCTATCACAATTTTTTCAACAGGTTTTTCAAAATCTACATTCACCGTTGCAAAATCTGTAATATCCAAATAAGGCTGAGTTCCCGTTGCGGTTCCTGTAGAAGCGTCAATGGTGTATCTTCTCAACTGATTATTCAGCGCCGGAGTTGAATTATAAGCATAATTCATTTTCGGAGTTATCTGATTTGCACCGCAGTATCCGATAACTTTTACAACAGTAGACTGTCCTGCCAATTTGGTAATACCTGCAATCTGGAAGCTTGCTTTTGCAGCTTTTGTTCCGCTGATATCTTTTAAATTTACAGTATAAGACACTTTTCCTGCTGCACCGCTCATATTATCGTATCTTGATAATTGAGTCCATGTACCATACATCCTTGGGAAAATTGTAGGAATCCATTCTACACCTGAAGGATATGTAACACTGATATCTGCTGATAATGCACCACTCGCAGGAGCTGCTCCATTTAAAGGAACATTATTTAAAGCATTGTTTGTGGCACCTGTTGCCCCTCCGTTAAACCAAGCCATTCCGTTTTGCAGGGTTTGTTTTCCTCCCAAACATGTCTGGCATGCTGCAGGTCCAACTTTTCCAACTACTGTAAAGTACTGTCCGTTTTTAAAATTATAATAAAAAACAGCTTTACCTCCGGAAATTGATACTGCAGGAGAAATTCCTGTGTTGGTTGTGAAACCGCTGTCATCTGCAAAGTATAGAGAAACTTCGCTATTAATATTATAAGTGGATAAATCTACCTCAAAATAAGAAGCCCCAACGGTTCCTGTTTCCTGAACAAGCCAAGTTTTGTTGATTCTCATAAGACCGTCTGACAAAGCAGGACAGCTCACAGGATTTACAGCCGTAGTTCCTGTATTGATATTATTATCACCAAACATCATAAATCCTTTATCGGCCAATGATGTTCTGCTAACATTAGAATTTGGTGACGCAAAATCATTAATAGTAGATGCAGTAAGAATGCTGTTGTCATTAATACTGTGAGAAACTTTCTGGTCTAAATTACCACTAACATCTCTTGCAATACCAAAGATATTGTTGTTGAAAGCATTATTGGTAGCAGAGTTCCAAACAATGGTAGCATCAGAATTAAGATAATTTTGAGGCTGGATTAATGTAATACCATATTTTATGGCAAAATAAGAATCCACCTTGTCTCTGTCCTGTGTTGATAAGCTTACGTTATAATATGCAACTTCGGGTATTCTTCCTGCGAAACCAAAGACACTTCCTCCAATTTGCATATTCGGATTAACATCGGCAGTTATAGCATCCGAAAAAGTAACAAAATTACCATTGAAACCAACCTGCTTATTATTACCGCTAACAATTGAGCTTACTTGCCCTCCCACTAATGTCATTCTATTTAAAATAGCATTGAAGGCTGTATTTTGCCTGTTGATGGTACCTCCATTATCGATATAGTGAAGAGTAGCAAGATTACTAGCTGTATTAATCCCTAAACCATACCTGTGAAGAGTTCCACTTCCGCTCGCTAATCCAAATCTGAAAATATGGCTATAAGTAGGGTCAATATCTGCTGATTTTGCTCCTACAGCGAAAGTTGTATGCAATCTGCCCAATGCTACAGGGTCTATAACCCCTGTAAAGTGCGCATAATCTGTTGAAGAGAATGTGTAGAATGGGTTGTAGTTACTATTTTTATCACCGCTGGATAATGTCACTGCTCCACCATTTTTATTCAAAGTAAATCCGTTTGCTCTATCAGCCCAGGTGGTAAGAGTAGCAGTAACCCCTGCATCATACCAATACCCCAATCCTGCTACAACACCCGCCGGAGCATTGATGAACCCTGCAAAGGTAAAGAACTGGCCATTCGTCAATGTTACATCTGCATAATTGTATGTTACACCATTGATAACCTGTGTATTGGCCGACATATTGGTAACCGTATCTGTATTATCAAAAACGGCATCGGAGCTTTGAACCAATCTCAGGTTTGTGATACCTTGTGGCCACATTACTCTTACGGTTCCCACTGAAGCTGTATTCTGAACCTTCCAAATGGCTGCAAAGCGTAAATTAACTCCAGAAACTCCTGTAAATGGAACCGTTAATGTTCTTGCCAAACCATTATCTCCCCAGATTACATATTGCTTATCTGTAGAGAAACTGTTCACATTTAATGCATTTGTATTGGCTAATGCGCCACCAATTCCTATAGCAACCTGGGAACCCGTGTTGATACTTTGAGATTGTTTTTGATTTAATGCTGTGGCATCATCCCGGCCTATACCGGTAATGTTTTGATTGTAAGCAGCATTGACCGTAGCATCCCAAATTACACTTGCATCAGTAGCAACATAATTTGTAGCAACAGTCTGATCCATTGTAACACCATATTTTACAGCTAAATAACTTTCAATCCTGTTTTGTTCGGCTGCAGTTACTTGTCTTTCATAACCAATTACCTCCTGATAGTCAAACCCTCCTCTTTCGGCGCCACCATCTGTATCTGTATTCAGATGGAAATTTCTGCCTGTAAATGCAAGCTGGTTATAACTGCCGGATGGAGGATTACTTTTACCATTTATCTTATAAGGATAGGCGCCTGCCGTACCTGTAGTATAGGCAAATCCTAAAATATTATTAGTAGATGGATTAAAGAAATTAGTGGTTGTGACGTTTCCGGGAAACACAAACATTCCTGAAGATGTGGCACTATTAATATATGGGCCCATTTCTCCTATATTTGAACCTGCGGCACTTAATGTTGCTGCACTTACATTCATCTGTACATTGTAACCTACTGTAGGCGTACCACCTGCTCCGGCTTTGGAGACATTATAAAACGTTCCTCCCGTTCCAGATGTTGTTACATTGGTAGAAAAAGCATTAAGCATTCCTAATCCCGCACCCTGAATCATCCTTACCATAGGGTTGAAATTAGATCCTAAATTCATGTAAGTAGAAGCAGCCGTATGTAAAGAAAATCCGGATAATGCCTGAAGCTGTCCTCCGGCCGCCGCAGAATTAGTCCAGGATGTAACGGTACCACCTTCTGCTGTTGTATTTGTTCCAAAGTCAGCTTTATTCCAAACCTGAAGGTTATTAATAACACCTCCCGGAGCCTGTACAAAAGCTGCTAAAGTAAAAAACTGTCCGTTAGCCAGAGACACATCAGCGTAATTATAAACAACTCCATTGATAGTCTGTGTATTGGCTGACATATCAGTAACAGTATTTCCTACTGTAAAGGTGGGATCCAGATTATTCTGAACAAGTTTTAAATTATTTAATCCCTGAGGCCACATTACTCTTACTGTCCCTACTATTCCGGTATTCTGTACTTTCCAGACAGAACCCAAACGATAATTGACTCCTGCAATACCACTGATTGTAGCTGAAGGTGTTTTTGCCTGTCCGTTATCTCCTACAACAAGAAACTGCTGATCAGTGAGTATACCGGTATTGGCGGTATTTGTATTAGCCATTCCTGTAAGACCAATCAAAATTTGCTGTCCCGGGTTTATACTCATAGACTGCTTTTGATAAAGCGCAGAATTATTATCTCTCCCAATACCTGTAATGTTATTATTATAACCAGTATTTGTTGTAGCATTCCAATAAATTGTTGTCCCGTTTGAAGCAACATAATTGCCTGATTTTGTAATTCCATACTTCAGCGTAAGATAGCTTTCTATCTGGGGACGTCCTAATGTCTGTGTGGTATTATAAATTACAATTTCCGCAATGTCGGAATTTGAAAATCCGTTAGTTCCCTGAGCTCCTATCCAGAAACTTTGGGTCCCGGCAGAAGCAGTGCCCGAACCTAATGAAGAAGACATTGCAGTTCCGTTAAGATAGGCTGTAGCCGCATTTGAATCTCCATTCAGTGACTGTAGCCGAACTTCATTTGCAGCAGGGGCAGACGTGTTTACAAATCGGTTAGTGATCAGCATACCTCCTGCAGAGTTTGCTCCTACATTCCATGTTCCTCCGCCCCCATCAGAATGACTGTAAAGCGGATTTGAAGACGCTCCCAATTTTCTGTAAACAATGTATTGGGATGTTTGATAAGGAGCTGCCGCAGAAGTTGTTACATTTTGCGGAACTCCGGAAGTAAATAAGCGGTCATCTGTACCATCAAACCTTACAGAAGGATTAAAATTGATCTGGTTTGTATTATAAGCCGGCACAGTACTGGCACCACCTTGCTGTATTAAATTATAGGACCCGGAAGCACTGTTGTTCCATGTAGTAACAGTTCCTGAAACGGGTGTTATAACGTCAGCTTTATACCAAAGCTGGGGAGCTATTCCGCCGGGACTTTGAGCTTTTGTGAGTATGAGCATACTCCCCATTAGGAGTATACCCATTAGAATATTGATTTTTTTCACTTTGATTTTTATTTAGAATTAAATATGAGTATATTTTTTCTTTAAAAATAAAACTCAGAAGGCGGGGGACGGCTTGTATAAAGTGAGAAATAGGATTCTTTAAAAAGAAGAAATCCATTCTTAGTTATTTTATTACTGGTATTACTTGAATATCCGTGAATAGACTTAAATATTATATTTTCAATTAAGAATTTCAGATTATATTGAAGCGGAATAAATCCGGAATTTGCGATTCCTTTTGAATTGGGAGAAAAAAAGTTATCTGGACAAATATTTACAAATATAGCAGGCTCAACTGCCGGGTAATTTTTTACTTTTTCTTTTAAAGACTTTGAAACAGATTTTTTTTGATCTTTTCCGGAAAGAGTTTTGATTTTTTTATCATTAAATACAACTTGTTTTGCTTCATTTAAAGATTGTATCTGCGGAGTATTCTGCTCCTCAAAATCTTTCAACGTTATTTGGTTTACGATTCCGGAATCTACAATATAGAGTGTTGTATTTTCACGAATTGTAATTTCAGTACCTTTTTGATAATATAAATGTTGCGAATGAAAGTTCGAAGCCATTAAAAAAACTAACAACAGTAACAAAGTCCTCTTGCAAAAGGACAAAAAGGGATTAACCTGTTGTGTTGAGTGTTTCATAATGTGTGCTTTATTATCGTAAAAGACAAAGTTGATTGTCTTATTACATACTCACTCAAGATATGATCCTGAATCAGATTAAAATGAGGGAATTAAGGCTTTTCTTTATTAAAAAAAATATATTCTATCCTTTTACTTATATATTATTTACTTCTTATTTAATATTTATAAGCTATAATAGTGTCTGGATTATATTGAGCTTGATCTTCTAGAATTTGGAAACTACTTTTTTAAAATCAATATCAATACAAAGCATTTTATAAATTTTATTCAACGTATTAAATGTAAGAAAATATTTTTATATAAATAAAAAAAACAACATTTTTTATTTTATTCACATAAATATGATATTATATTTACAGCTAAAGTAAGCTACAATTACCTCCGAAGGATACCACACTCCTATACTATAAAAAAACAATATTTATATTCAGATTCGATCTCTGATGAATTTACATTTATTTAAGGTATTGCTCATATAATATTCATCCTTCCTTACCAAATACATCATATCAATCCCTCTATTTAAATTCAGACACCGCACTGTAAAAAATGATGTCTCAGGAGCCGCACTTAAAGCACTGTTTACTTAAGGAAGAATAATTCCTTTGCGCTGTGGTCTGAAATTTTTTTGTCCAAAGGATTTAGGGCCTACCATCAATAATGGCATATAAAATTAAAAGTAAAATATTTCTATCAAAATTTCAATTTCGAAATAATTGTCATTTCATTAATTTCAATTATTTATTATAATCTTAATTAGAAAATTTTAGAACACCATAAACAAATAACAAAACAACAGTTAAAATACACTAGCATTAAAATAGTTAACTCCTTTATAGATCAGGTATTTTCCTATTCTAATTATGATTTTTGTACGTTTTGATTTGCTATCTTTAGAAAAAACTACAGATGGACCAGGAAGACTTTAAAACTATTTTAGAGAATACTACGGTTTTCTCTAACTCAGAATCTCCAAATGAAATAGAAGAACTTTATGATGTAGTGATTATTGGTGCAGGGCTAAGCGGACTCAATGCTGCTAAAATACTATCTAAAGCAGAAAAAAAATTCTTGTTTTAAAAGCACAAGACAGAGTCGGAGGACATACATGGACTCAACCCATTGGTTCGAATGATTTTGTTGACTTGGGTGGACAGTGGATAGGCAAAGGTCACGATCAAATGTATAAACTTGTGGCAGAAGCAGGATTGCAGACTTTTCCAACCTATACTTATGGGAAAAATATATTGCGGTTAGATGGAAAAAATAGCTCATACAAAGGAGAAACACTTCCATTGGGCTTGTTTGCCTTATTATCAGCACTAAAACTTATGTATGTTTTTGACCGAAAATCATCGAAGATTTCCTTAGAAAACCCCTGGCTTATGGAAAATACATATGAAATGGATAATCGGAGTATAGGAAATTGGATTGAAGAAACAATTTCAAACAAAAAGGCAAGAATTCTGATAAAAAGAACAGCTGAAGCAATGCTATGCAAAATGTAAAAAATGTTTCATTATTCCAGGCATTGGTGAATGCAAAGGCTACAGGTTCTTTAAAACAAACGGAAAAGGTAGAAGACGGAGCCTTAAGTGATCGAATTTCAGGAGGAGCACAGGGGATCAGTAATTATATATATAATCTGGTAAAGGATGCCGTAAAACTGAATTGCCCGGTTTCATTTGTAACACAATTGGAAAGCTACATTCTTATCGGAAATGATGATCTTTCGGTAAAAACAAAAAAAGTAATTGTAACAGCTCCGTTACCTGTTGTAAAAAATATAAAATTTACTCCGGAATTGCCAATTGAAAAGCAAACATTAATCAATTCTATGGAAATGGGTACTGTAATTAAATGTAATGCTATTTATGACAGACCATTTTGGGAGGAGACAGGCTTGAGCGGTTCCATGGTTTGTCTTGATGAAATAGTAGAGCTCTCCGTTGACAATT
The nucleotide sequence above comes from Chryseobacterium sp. 7. Encoded proteins:
- a CDS encoding DUF11 domain-containing protein, with translation MGILLMGSMLILTKAQSPGGIAPQLWYKADVITPVSGTVTTWNNSASGSYNLIQQGGASTVPAYNTNQINFNPSVRFDGTDDRLFTSGVPQNVTTSAAAPYQTSQYIVYRKLGASSNPLYSHSDGGGGTWNVGANSAGGMLITNRFVNTSAPAANEVRLQSLNGDSNAATAYLNGTAMSSSLGSGTASAGTQSFWIGAQGTNGFSNSDIAEIVIYNTTQTLGRPQIESYLTLKYGITKSGNYVASNGTTIYWNATTNTGYNNNITGIGRDNNSALYQKQSMSINPGQQILIGLTGMANTNTANTGILTDQQFLVVGDNGQAKTPSATISGIAGVNYRLGSVWKVQNTGIVGTVRVMWPQGLNNLKLVQNNLDPTFTVGNTVTDMSANTQTINGVVYNYADVSLANGQFFTLAAFVQAPGGVINNLQVWNKADFGTNTTAEGGTVTSWTNSAAAGGQLQALSGFSLHTAASTYMNLGSNFNPMVRMIQGAGLGMLNAFSTNVTTSGTGGTFYNVSKAGAGGTPTVGYNVQMNVSAATLSAAGSNIGEMGPYINSATSSGMFVFPGNVTTTNFFNPSTNNILGFAYTTGTAGAYPYKINGKSNPPSGSYNQLAFTGRNFHLNTDTDGGAERGGFDYQEVIGYERQVTAAEQNRIESYLAVKYGVTMDQTVATNYVATDASVIWDATVNAAYNQNITGIGRDDATALNQKQSQSINTGSQVAIGIGGALANTNALNVNSFSTDKQYVIWGDNGLARTLTVPFTGVSGVNLRFAAIWKVQNTASVGTVRVMWPQGITNLRLVQSSDAVFDNTDTVTNMSANTQVINGVTYNYADVTLTNGQFFTFAGFINAPAGVVAGLGYWYDAGVTATLTTWADRANGFTLNKNGGAVTLSSGDKNSNYNPFYTFSSTDYAHFTGVIDPVALGRLHTTFAVGAKSADIDPTYSHIFRFGLASGSGTLHRYGLGINTASNLATLHYIDNGGTINRQNTAFNAILNRMTLVGGQVSSIVSGNNKQVGFNGNFVTFSDAITADVNPNMQIGGSVFGFAGRIPEVAYYNVSLSTQDRDKVDSYFAIKYGITLIQPQNYLNSDATIVWNSATNNAFNNNIFGIARDVSGNLDQKVSHSINDNSILTASTINDFASPNSNVSRTSLADKGFMMFGDNNINTGTTAVNPVSCPALSDGLMRINKTWLVQETGTVGASYFEVDLSTYNINSEVSLYFADDSGFTTNTGISPAVSISGGKAVFYYNFKNGQYFTVVGKVGPAACQTCLGGKQTLQNGMAWFNGGATGATNNALNNVPLNGAAPASGALSADISVTYPSGVEWIPTIFPRMYGTWTQLSRYDNMSGAAGKVSYTVNLKDISGTKAAKASFQIAGITKLAGQSTVVKVIGYCGANQITPKMNYAYNSTPALNNQLRRYTIDASTGTATGTQPYLDITDFATVNVDFEKPVEKIVIEWTIDRSPVFSKVDYLYIGDMSFVCDNPIEPVPDNINIIASYIENQLPTCEDATLKLNIKNNNCSSKTIDINNVLPAGLQYVANSYVGLGTEAPTYAGQNFLLNDLTVPSGNSYIYIQVRPSGAGTYATHFNFTVDGGINNPNPYRSDDDSGAAGYQDTSITYTASTAIVKPTVTKSVDRCFGTTSTELEYTVNITNNDTNPITNVEFTDNLDAAQTYIAGSLIQTNFTANGTAVFDGDQVYISGMSIAAGQTAVVKFKVNTNTSAAIAYTDVDGSKYFNNLASVVVNPQSQCGASNSVSSNLLKVLACTFCTKDPNTSPADLFTKIGITIQTKQNGWPENLPNGAVALESKTRGFVITRSQSSAIVNPVEGMLMYDTVDKCMKLYNGTSWNCIVRSCNE
- a CDS encoding FAD-dependent oxidoreductase, with product MGSNDFVDLGGQWIGKGHDQMYKLVAEAGLQTFPTYTYGKNILRLDGKNSSYKGETLPLGLFALLSALKLMYVFDRKSSKISLENPWLMENTYEMDNRSIGNWIEETISNKKARILIKRTAEAMLCKM
- a CDS encoding flavin monoamine oxidase family protein; amino-acid sequence: MQNVKNVSLFQALVNAKATGSLKQTEKVEDGALSDRISGGAQGISNYIYNLVKDAVKLNCPVSFVTQLESYILIGNDDLSVKTKKVIVTAPLPVVKNIKFTPELPIEKQTLINSMEMGTVIKCNAIYDRPFWEETGLSGSMVCLDEIVELSVDNSVPGSDRGIITSLIHANRAKELLQLSEHERKEILLKAYANIFGEKALNPIMYIDYSFTNNPWIGGAYSGLFKNGIYSKYGKYLTKPSGNIHWAGTETSTLFKGFMEGVVLSGERVAKEILNQN